From Apus apus isolate bApuApu2 chromosome 13, bApuApu2.pri.cur, whole genome shotgun sequence, a single genomic window includes:
- the SKP1 gene encoding S-phase kinase-associated protein 1, whose protein sequence is MPSIKLQSSDGEIFEVDVEIAKQSVTIKTMLEDLGMDDEGDDDPVPLPNVNAAILKKVIQWCTHHKDDPPPPEDDENKEKRTDDIPVWDQEFLKVDQGTLFELILAANYLDIKGLLDVTCKTVANMIKGKTPEEIRKTFNIKNDFTEEEEAQVRKENQWCEEK, encoded by the exons ATGCCTTCAATTAAACTGCAGAGTTCAGATGGAGAGATCTTTGAGGTTGATGTTGAAATTGCAAAGCAGTCTGTGACCATAAAGACCATGCTGGAAG ATTTGGGAATGGATGATGAAGGTGATGATGACCCAGTCCCTCTTCCAAATGTCAATGCAGCTATCTTAAAAAAG GTGATTCAGTGGTGCACTCATCACAAGGATGATCCCCCTCCTCCTGAGGATGatgagaacaaagaaaaaagaacagatgaCATCCCTGTGTGGGATCAGGAGTTTCTGAAAGTAGACCAAGGAACACTTTTTGAACTTATCCTG GCTGCAAATTACTTGGACATCAAAGGTTTGCTTGATGTCACATGCAAGACAGTTGCAAACATGATCAAGGGGAAAACTCCAGAAGAAATTCGCAAGACATTCAATATTAAGAATGACTTcactgaggaggaagaagcacaG GTACGTAAAGAGAACCAGTGGTGTGAAGAGAAGTGA